The Verrucomicrobium spinosum DSM 4136 = JCM 18804 genome includes a region encoding these proteins:
- a CDS encoding DoxX family protein produces MPYETAPGSPEQPLIDVIPLRIGAGLTLLYMHAWQHAFLAWGAVWNQEPWEVIGVVEQSGLPLPKVLAAFAAGAAIFTAVCWILGFFTRFASVAFIPVTLGALWVCNRVGQSFGAESCILFLLIAITLIIKGPGWLSVDALFSRGKKQRKAIYL; encoded by the coding sequence ATGCCTTACGAAACCGCCCCCGGCAGCCCAGAGCAGCCGTTGATCGACGTCATCCCTCTGCGCATCGGTGCAGGGCTCACCCTGCTCTACATGCACGCCTGGCAGCACGCCTTCCTGGCTTGGGGTGCCGTCTGGAACCAGGAACCCTGGGAAGTCATTGGCGTGGTGGAGCAGTCCGGCCTCCCCCTCCCGAAGGTCCTCGCCGCCTTCGCTGCCGGTGCAGCGATCTTCACCGCAGTGTGCTGGATCCTCGGGTTCTTCACCCGGTTCGCCTCCGTCGCCTTCATCCCTGTCACGCTCGGTGCCCTCTGGGTGTGCAATCGCGTGGGCCAGAGCTTCGGTGCCGAGTCGTGCATCCTTTTCCTGCTCATCGCCATCACGCTCATTATCAAGGGACCCGGCTGGCTCTCCGTGGACGCCCTCTTCTCTCGCGGCAAGAAACAGCGCAAGGCGATCTATCTCTGA
- the ruvC gene encoding crossover junction endodeoxyribonuclease RuvC: protein MSTPAAPVRILAVDPALRNTGWAVLQHEGRTTTALAYGVIQNPAKLLTSGCLVAIREQLSEVIKKFGPTSCAVESTIYVQSYKTAITLGSVRGAVLIAAAEHGLPIYDYAPREVKQAAVGKGAAAKEQVAFMMRSMLRLRETPPSDAADALAVGLAHIQATAGALSVGRERERA from the coding sequence ATGTCCACCCCAGCCGCCCCCGTCCGCATTCTCGCGGTCGATCCTGCGCTTCGCAACACCGGCTGGGCTGTTCTCCAGCATGAGGGGCGCACCACCACGGCACTGGCCTATGGCGTGATTCAGAATCCCGCCAAACTCCTCACCTCCGGGTGCCTTGTCGCGATTCGAGAACAGCTAAGCGAGGTCATCAAGAAATTCGGCCCCACTTCCTGCGCGGTTGAATCCACCATCTACGTGCAGAGCTACAAGACCGCCATCACCCTCGGCAGCGTCCGTGGCGCGGTCTTGATCGCCGCTGCCGAACACGGCCTCCCCATCTACGACTACGCCCCGCGCGAAGTGAAACAGGCTGCCGTGGGCAAAGGGGCCGCCGCCAAGGAACAGGTCGCCTTCATGATGCGCTCCATGCTCCGCCTGCGTGAAACCCCGCCCTCTGATGCCGCCGATGCCCTGGCCGTGGGCCTGGCGCATATTCAAGCAACTGCGGGGGCCCTGAGCGTGGGACGGGAGAGGGAGCGGGCTTGA